One Orcinus orca chromosome 8, mOrcOrc1.1, whole genome shotgun sequence genomic window, ttttgaggatctccatactgttttccacagtggctgcaccaatttacattatcCATGTGCACcgtggtttccttttctccacatccttggcaacacttgttatttcttgcctttttgataacagccaatTCTGACAGATAtaatgtgatatctcattgtggttttgatttgcgtttccttgataattagtgacgttgaacatcttttcatgtctgttggccatctgtatgtcttctttggaagaatgtatgttcagttcctctgcccattttttaatcaggttattgggtttttttatcgttctttatatattttgagcatTAAtgccttattggatatatgatttgcaagtatcttctcctaTTTGGtagcttgtgttttcattttgttgttttctttgctgtgcaaaaggtttttagtttgatgtggtcccatttgtttatttttgcttttgtttcccttgctgaGGAGGCATATctagaaagatattgctaagactgatgtcaaaggcgtactgcctgtgttttcttttagagttttatggtttcatgggTTACATTCAATCTTTAATCTCTTTGgggttgatttttgtatatggcatatGATAGTCAtctagtttcaatttttttttttgcatgtggctgtgcagttttcccaacaccatttattgaagactatcctttctccattgtatgctgtttgctcctttgtcataaattaattgtccatatatgtgtgggtttatttctggactttcaattctgttccattgagctatatctgtttttctgccaatatcatgctgttttgagTTCTAAAGCTTTataatgtagtttgaaatcagggcgtgtgatatctccagctttgttctttttttctcaggattgctttggttattcagggtcttttgtggttgtatatgaattttagaattttttgttctatttctgtgaaaaataaaaatgccctTGGGatgttgatagggattgcattgaatctgtggttgctttaggtaatatggacattttaacagtgttAATTCTTTcagtccatgagcacagaatgtCTTTCcgtttctttgtgtcttcttcagtttctttgaacaatgtcttatagttttctgtgtacaggtctttcacctccttggaaaaatttattcttaggttattttattctttttgttgcagttgtaaatgggattgttttcttaatttctctttctgctagcttgttgttaatttttagaaatagaacagatttctgtatgttgattttgtacccttcaactttactgaattcatttattatatctaatagttttttggtggagtctttaggattttctgtatataaaatcatgtcatataCAAATAGTGAtaatttcacttcttcctttccaatttggatgtttttatttattttattaattttttttctttttttttttttttgctgtacgcaggcctctcactgtcatggcttctcccgttgaggagcacaggctccggacacgcaggctcagcggccatggctcacgggcccagccgctccgcagcatctgggatcttcccggaccggggcacgcacccatgtcccctgcattggcaggtggactctcaaccactgtgccaccagggaagcccctaattttttttctttttttttaaatttattttttggctgtgttgggtcttcgttgctgcacacggtctttctctagttgcggcgagtgggggctactctttgtggtgctcgggcttctcatcgcagtggcttctcctgttgcagagcacaggccctagagcacgtgggctccagcacttgcggcgcatgggctctgtagttgtgactcgtgggctctagagtgcaggcttggtagttgtggcgcatgggcttagatgctccatggtatgtggatcttcccggaccagggatcaaacctgtttcccctgcattggcaggcggattcttaaccactgggccaccagggaagtccccggatgttttaattttcttttaatggctaattgctctggctaggacttcctgtgttgaataggagtggtgagagtgggcatccttaccTTGTTCCCAATTGTAAAAgaaagcttttagtttttcactgtagagcagtggtccccaacctttttggcaccagggactggtttcatggaagacagtttttcctcagactgggggtggggggatggtttagGCAGTAATGTGAGTGGCAGTCAGGCGGTAACGTGAGCGATAGGGAGTGGAAGATGAAGCTTCGGTCGCTTGCCCGCCGTTTACCTCATGCtatgtggcctggttcctaacaggcctacCGGTCCGCGGCCCGGAGGTTGGGGACCCTTGCTGtagagtgtgatgttagctgtgggtttgtcatttgtggcctttattatgttgagcttccttctatacccatttttttgagagttttgtcataaataggtgttgaaccTTGTGAAATGTTCTTTCTGCATCtgagatgctcatatggtttttatccttcattttgttaatgtggtgtatcatgttcattgatttgtggatgttgaaccatccttgcatccctgggataagtcgcacttgttcatggtgtacgatctttttaatgtattgttgtattcagtttgctaatattttgttgagaatttttgcatctatgttcatcagagataattttctttttgtgtgttatctttgtctggttttggtatcagggtaatgttggccttgaaaaatgagttaggaagtgttctgtcctcttcaattttgggggatagtttgagaaggacaggtatcaaatctttgaatgtttggtaggatTTACCAGTGAAGCtgactggtcctggacttttgtttggggggagcttttgattactgtttcagtctccttactagtgatctatttagattttctttcttcatgattcagtcttagaaAGTTGTAtgattttaagaatttgtccatttcttctgggttgtccagTCTGTTGTTGTGTAGCTCTCTCTTacaatcctttttttaaaagtacattcttAGAGGAAGGTCTTGAAAGTTCTAGGGGCTTCGTTCTGGGACTAAGAAGGAAAGTGCACTCTGAGAATTCTCTTTCTCCTGGGTTCCTTCCAATGAAGGTCAGACTCAGAAAGCAGTCACCCTGCTGTATCTAAGAGACTTTGTTTTGGAACATGACATTTGACATCCTCTGTGGTTCGTGACTGTAGCCGCCATGAAGGGAGAGTCTGATGTCAAGTGCGGGTTCTCTGCTCTTTTAGTGTCGCGTTGTCtctgattttacttttcttttttccctcaggCTGCTTGATAGGGGCTGTGAATCTCAAATCCAGCAACCGAAACCCAGTGGTACAGGAATTTGAAAGTAAGTCCAAGGAAGGGTTTAGGCAAAGGGGCACCACTTGGTGATCTGGCAGCCGATGCAGGATAGACACACACGGATGTGTCCTGCCCAAGAGGCTTGGGGGTGGCCGGCTCCCCAGCAGCCATCTGACGTGCACGTGTGAGCGAAGCACTGCTTCAGCAGCCCGCGGGCAACTCTGCAGGCTTTCTGTTGGCTGAAACCTGATTCCTGGCCTGGCTTTGCGTTTACACAACCAAGAACGTTCTTATATACAAGCAGAGTATTAGGGGGAATGTGTGCTCTCTTTAATAAAAGTCTTTGCTAATCATCTATATTGTTTTTCTAGCTAAAACTAAAGTCTCTTGGAGCCTGGAGCTAGCTAGATCTTTAATCTACACgacagacctaaatatacatgTAGCTTGCAGGGTCTGGGTATACAAGTGAACCTAAAATTGTTCCACATTCACTGAcagttctctttcttcccttgctCATTAGGTGTGGAACTATCTTGTATCATTACGGATTCACAGACAAATGACCCCAGGATTGAGTGGAAGAAAATCCAAGATGAACAAACCACATATGTGTTTTTTGACAACAAAATTCAGGGTATGATCCTGTGGTCCTCTCGTTTGTACGGAAGGCCCAGGCATGCACTTGTGGCCAAGACTTTGCTCTAACTGGACCTGCATCTGTAGCCAGGATTGGTGTTCTGTCTTGTTTTATATATGGAAAAGTCAACATGCAAAAGTAGTGAGAATAGTGTATGGAACCTCCCTGCACCTGTGACCCTGCTTCAGTAAATATCACGTAATCAGTTAGGATTTTAGTCCACACGCAGCCGTAGCTCTGAGGTATCTGAGTGAACATTCTCCGAGGCCATCTCCCTATCGTGACCCACGACTTTATAAGTGACTTCATTAGTAGGACAGTATGGAACAGCAGGGGGACAGCAGCGCCCACTGTACACACCTGGGTGCTGAGCGCACCATGCGGGAGGGCAGGGTACGGGCTGCAGGGAGGCGCTGGGCCATGAGCACGTGGGGCAGAAAGACGTGAAAGCGCAGGGAGCTTCTCGGAGGGACCGCTGGCTCTCGGCCCAGCAGGGGAGGGCGGACACGAGGTGGATGGCGCTTGGAAGGCCTCAGGAGGGGCGTGATGTGTTCCCACTGATGCTTTAGAGACAGGGGTGGTTGCTTTGCAGACGGGGCTGGTGGTGGGCACAGCTGAGAGCAGGGCCCAGTTCAGGATTCTTCTGCAGAGGCCAGGAGGGGGTCAGGGTAGTGTGGATGGGGCGGGGGGTTGTGATGGCGGGAGGGGGCCACCCCGGGGGACAGTAGGCGGATGGAAGAGTCAGCACAGCTGCAGAGGCGGGCAGCCCCGATCCCTCTGAGAATGTGACAGTGGGGGTTTCAGGGAAGGGGTGGAGACTTTGCGCATCAACCTGAAATTACGGCCTTTCTGCCTCAGGTCCTCCACATCATCGGGGGTCATGGGCTCTTAAAAACAGTTCTGTTTGCCCACCAGTATCCTCCCACCTCTGGTTTACGAAGAGATGGCAATGCTATTCTCAGGAAACAAATCGGTTTTCTCTGGCAGCTTCATCAGGCTGTTCTTGATAAGCCCTGACCGAGCGGGAATGTTCTTAAGCAACTTTGTTTCTTCCCCGCCCAGGAATTGCCACACAAAATAGAGGCCTGGAGGGAGGCCTTGCCTAGGGCAGGGCTGTGCCACCAGCGCCTGGTGGGTTTGCGTTTACTTGTTTCCCACACGGTGGACGCTCTGACCCCTGCTGGTGCCTGGATGACGAACCGTCCCGCTAGAAAACGCCGTCAGAAACGTTCGTTCTCTTAGCAAAAGCATTTTGCCGTTTCCATCACGTGTGGTAAATCCTTCCTAGACTTGTCACCAATTAGCAGGTTTAGTAAATTCGTTTCTAatttttgtgtcattttcttttctaactctTTCCCTATTTGTCAGTGCCCGGGTTCTTTGTGCTTCTTTGAAAGAGTTACTGTGTCctttatgctttaaaaatgttttaattgagACACAGTAATTCACATAGCATGAAACTCACTGTTTTGAAGCGTGTAGTTGGTGGTTAGTACATTCAGCAAAGACGTGTGGCCGTCACTGGCAGATTCCAGCACATCCCCGCCCCCAAAAGAAACCGTGTCCCTTCTTCCCCAGCCTGGCAGCCACTAATCCGCTTTGTGGGTTTGCCTGTCCTGGATgcttcctataaatggaatcatacaatatttggtcctggcttctttcacttcgtgcatcgttttcaaggttcatccatgttgtagcaagtgtCCGTACTctgttctaaaaatatatatatttatttggccttgtcgggtcttagttgcagcacgtgggatattcattgcggcatgtgggatctttagttgtggtgcacgggctttagagagcacaggcttagttgctccacggcatgtgggatcttagttccctgaccagagactgaacccatgtcccctgcactggaaggcggattcttaaccactggaccaccaggaaagtccctgttcTTCTTTATAtcgatgaataatattccattatagatATGCCACATTTCATCAACTGCtgtacatttgggttgtttccattttgggcTATTATCAATAATGTTCATAAACATTGTACAGGTTTTGGTGCAAACATAATTTTTCACTTCTTGGGGATAATTAGCAGGAGCACAATTGTGGGGTCATGTGGTATCACATGTTCGGTTTTTTGAGAAACCGCCAagctcttttccacagtggctggacGATTTTACGTTCCCTTGGCTGTGTGTTTCCCCGCATCCTCAGTAACGCTTGAGATTATCGTTTTGAGTCCAGTCATCCTAgggggtgtgaagtggtatctcgttgtggttctgacttgcatttccctgacagctaatgatgttgagaatcttttcacgtgcttattggctatttgtctatatttttggagaaatgtctattcaaatcctttgtccatttttaattaggttgtttatttgttgaATTGCGAATTTTCATACGTTCTGTATgctagtcctttgtcagatatatgattttctcCCAGTCAGCAGATTGTCTTCTTACTTGCttctgtcctttgaagcacaaaagtttttaatttattatgaAAGGCTCGTGAAGGCTGATATAACTTTGTGTGTGTgggcttgtgcttttggtgaccTAAGAGATCACtgtctaatccaaggtcatggTTATTCACGTCTCTGTTTTTTCCTAAGGGTTTCAGTTTCAGCTTGTGCAGCAAGGTTTGTGTTGTGTgcggtgtgaggtaggggtccacgTCATTCTCTTGCATGTGGGTACCCAGgtgtcccagtaccatttgtgGAATGCTGTTTGTCTTTTAATGTTGTTtgacttgttttctcttttaatgggGAACCCTTTCTGGGAATGATGAAAAGGAAAGGAGGCCCTTGCCTTAACAACAGAGACACATGGCCAAGTCCTCTTACAGCCCAGGCACTCCCTTGGTGCTCGGCATTCTCACAGGAACGGAGACGAGCCAGTTGCAGTTTTCCTGCCGAGGCACCAGAGATGGCCCCAGAACCTCCTCCTTCAAGCAGCAGAGCTGTCTGTAAAGAGCCCCTCAGTGCCCTGTCTTCTGTACAGGAGACCTGGCCGGCCGTGCAGAACTGCTGGGGAAAACCTCTCTGAAGATCTGGAACGTGACCCGGACGGACTCAGCCCTTTACCGCTGTGAGGTGGTTGCTCGGCACGACCGCAAGGAGATTGATGAGATTGTCATCGAGTTAACTGTGCAAGGTGCGGGTGCACGTGGGGTGGTGGCCCCTGCCCTCGGCTCACGCGCCTGCCTGTGGGGAGAAGaccagcttccttccttcctttgcttctACGGTCACGTCCCCGAGGGTGTGGCGCTTggcggggcagggtgggggaggggaagctcagGCTGCCTGCGTTGGGTTGGAggtgaggagagaaggggagcTTCTGCCTCTTCTGTCCACCTGCTAGAGGGGGTGGAGGCACTGGGAACGCTGGGGGGTCACCTACGGGGGCAACCACAGGCAGCGCGGGCCGCGGGGGAGCGGGCCTGCCCGCGACGCAGGGTCTGGAGCCCGGCTGGCTCTCTCGTTTTTGGAGCAGGTTCATTGTGGGCTGTGGTAAGAACAGGGCCCTGTTGCTGACTGTAACCCCTGCCGTGCTTCTCCTGCAGTGAAGCCGGTGCCCCCAGTGTGCAGGGTGCCAAGGGCTGTGCCTGTGGGCAAGGCGGCCACGCTGACCTGCCAGGAGGGCGAGGGCTACCCCCGGCCGCATTACAGTTGGTACCGCAACGACGTGCCACTGCCCACAGATTCCAGGGCCAACCCACGGTTCCGaaactcctctttcctcttcaacccTGACACGGGCACCCTGGTAAGGTCTCTCAGAAGGGGGGCGGGTGCGCACGTCTGTGTCGTGGGAAGAGCAGTTATTAAGAGACAGTAAACTTTACGAGACAGCAGCTTTGAGCCCCGCACATCGGGGACCCTGCTCTCCCTTTATAGACAGAAAAGTTGTAAGGGGGCCAGGGAAAGGGGGCAGAGCCAAGGGGGGGACAGTGACTGAGGAGGGCGTAGGTGGCCTGGCCGGTGCTGTCCTCGGGACAGAGTCGGGAGGCAGCTGGGACTTGCTCCCTGGCCACACGTCTGATGTTGAAGAACTGCTGGCTGCGTTCAGCACGGTCGTGGTGTCGTGGGCACGACTTTTAAAAAGTCCTTCTAGAGACACACAGATGTTCGTGGACGACCCCGTGGTGGGGAGTGAGGAGGCAGTGGGTTGGAGTCGCGGGCACGTGAAGCCTGGCTGCTGCCGGCTCTGGTGCCCCTGGCATGGAGGGGGCTCACTGTGCACCAAGCCCTGTTGTCGGGTCCCCATTCACTCCCAGTCCCCAAACAGGTGTTCAGCGCCATCCACAAGGAGGACTCAGGCCAGTACTACTGCATCGCCTCCAACGACGCGGGCTCAGCCCGCTGCGAGGAGCAGGACATGGAAGTGTGTGAGTGTCTCTGCTGAGCCTTGCCCTGCAGGCCGGCGGGTGCCCCTCAGCTGTGACCCCCCCTGCGCGGGCACACGGGCTCTGCCCGGGTCCGGTGGGAGGAGGCGAGGACGCACCAAGGAGCAGCTGGAGGACTGACACGCTGGTCCTCCTCATCTTGTAACTCTTAGCGACGTTCCATGAACTCCATTTCTTTGGTAACTGATAGAATTATCGAGATACAAAGTTCTCCAGAAATGTATCAAGTTTAACCGTTTTGCAGTAGCGGTAAGCTGAAACCCAGGGTTTAGCCCCAGTAATTCTGCCCTGTTCGGGTGCTTCTTTCTCTGGGGGTGTTGGCTCTAAGCGGGGTTGAGGGCAGGACGGGGTTAGACTTCAGGGCCCCCCTCACCTGTGGAGTCAGCCTCCAGGCGACTCTTCTGGCTGCTGTCAGATTTGGGAAGCTGCTCTCGGCAGGAGGAAGATTCCTGGGCTTTGCCCCAGACCTCTGGACTCTCTATGGATAGAGCTTGGGAACTGACGTTATGAAATCAAAATTTCaaagacttatttttaaataacagtgcACTCACATTCAAGAATGCTGTACTAGACAAGGGagaattttttcttccttaggaCTCTGGCTCCTAGCTGTCTTTGTAGTCTAACCATGTCGTCCAGTAATAATGTCCCCAGATAATTGTTATGCCCCGCAGGCAGTGCCACACGGTTTTGGCGCAGCGGGTGGGTGTCGTGGCTTGTGGGCGGAGGTGTTCCAGGCCGGGAGGGGCAGGGGCGGCAGGCCGCGTCTTCTGACCCCTTCTCTTCTCCAGATGACCTCAACATCGGCGGGATTATTGGGGGAGTCCTGGTTGTCCTGACTGTACTGGCCCTGATCACAGTGGGCATCTGCTGTGCCTACAGACGTGGCTACTTCATCAACAATAAGCAGAACGGGGAAAGGTGAGCCTGCCTTACCTGCACAAAGCGCCAGTGGGCATTTCTGTGGTCTACCGGTGGTCACTCGGCTCCCCTCTGTTTCAGCTACAAGAACCCAGGGAAGCCAGATGGAGTTAACTACATCAGGACGGA contains:
- the JAM3 gene encoding junctional adhesion molecule C isoform X1 — its product is MKKGTEDNNRKGDPRGWPSCPRMHPQLLTLPSLPWCVVAWLFGCLIGAVNLKSSNRNPVVQEFESVELSCIITDSQTNDPRIEWKKIQDEQTTYVFFDNKIQGDLAGRAELLGKTSLKIWNVTRTDSALYRCEVVARHDRKEIDEIVIELTVQVKPVPPVCRVPRAVPVGKAATLTCQEGEGYPRPHYSWYRNDVPLPTDSRANPRFRNSSFLFNPDTGTLVFSAIHKEDSGQYYCIASNDAGSARCEEQDMEVYDLNIGGIIGGVLVVLTVLALITVGICCAYRRGYFINNKQNGESYKNPGKPDGVNYIRTDDEGDFRHKSSFVI
- the JAM3 gene encoding junctional adhesion molecule C isoform X2; amino-acid sequence: MALRRRPALALLLLLRGCLIGAVNLKSSNRNPVVQEFESVELSCIITDSQTNDPRIEWKKIQDEQTTYVFFDNKIQGDLAGRAELLGKTSLKIWNVTRTDSALYRCEVVARHDRKEIDEIVIELTVQVKPVPPVCRVPRAVPVGKAATLTCQEGEGYPRPHYSWYRNDVPLPTDSRANPRFRNSSFLFNPDTGTLVFSAIHKEDSGQYYCIASNDAGSARCEEQDMEVYDLNIGGIIGGVLVVLTVLALITVGICCAYRRGYFINNKQNGESYKNPGKPDGVNYIRTDDEGDFRHKSSFVI